In Mobula birostris isolate sMobBir1 chromosome 2, sMobBir1.hap1, whole genome shotgun sequence, the genomic stretch AATCTGTTCCCGATTTTTGCTTCCAAGTTCCAccttgatagcttcatatttccccttactccaattaaacgctttcctaacttttcTGTTCCTATCCGTCTCTattgctgtggtaaaggagatagaattttgatcactatctccaaaatgctctcccactgagagacctgacacctgaccaggttcatttcccaatactagatcaagtacagcctcctcTCTTTTATGCTCAATCACATACTGTCCTGagcacatctaacaaactccaccccatccaaaccccttcCTAGAGGAGATAGCAATCAatgtttgggaaattaaaatctccctccACGACAACCgtcttattattacacctttccagaatatgtctccctatctgctcctcgatgtccctgttactattgggtggtctattaaaaacatccagtagagttactggcctcttcctgtttctaccttccACCCagagagactcagtagacaatccctctatgaTTTCAtcattttctgcagccatgacactatctctgatcagcagtatcAAGCctctacctcttttgcctcccaccttgtcctttctgaaacatctaaagctggcactgtaagtaaccattcctacccctgagcaatccaagtctctgtaatgtccaAAACATCAtcgctccaagtactgatccacccACTAAGTCAATCCGCTTTGTTCACGATGctacttgcattaaaatagacacatctcaaaccatcagtctgggCGTATCCTTGCTCTATCACCTGCTTTTCATCCCCCTCgcattgtctccaagctttctccatttgtgagCCAATCGCCTCATCCTCCGTCTTTACTgatgattcccaccccccagcaattccgGTTTAAACTCATCCCAagagcaaatctccctgccaggatattgaccCCTTTGTGaatcaagtgcaacccgtctttTTTGTACAAGGCACGCCTGTCCCAAATTAGATCCCAATGATACAGAAAACAGAATCTATGCcgcctgctccaatctctcagccacgcatttatcctccacctcactctattcctatgctcactgtcgcttggcacaggcagtaatcacgagattactacctttgaggtcctgcttctcaactatCTTCCTATCTCTCTGTAGTCTGGTTTCAGGGCCTCCTCCCTTCTCATACCTATGTTGTTTGTACCTATATGTacaacgacctctggctgttcaccttccaaCTTCAgcatatcgtggacgcgatcagaaagcTCCAGGACTCTGgcccctgggaggcaaactaccatccgtgtttctttcctgcgtccacagaatcgcctgtctgacctccTAGCTATAGAGTCatctattactgctgccttcttcctttccctacccttctgagccacagggccagactctgtgccagaggagcggccactgttgcttcccccaggtaggccatcctcCCACCCCACCAACAGTAATCAAACAGGAATAcgtattgttaagggggacagccacaggggcagtctctagtatctgactcttgccgtTCCCTCTCTTGACTTTTACCCACATATCTGACTCCTGAGGCTgcagtgtgactacttgcctatagctccctTACTTTCTTTGGCGTGCTAATAGTTACCGCTGTAAGACGGTTCCGTGGAGTCGTACGTTCAGTGAAACGGTTTGGAAAGGGCTCAGCGGGGTCTCACCAGTATGCAGAACGGGGAGTCCCATTCTCCTAGACTGTACTTCTCGTCCCGCGGGTATCGCGGCGTTTCATGGTGCCTGTTGAGAACGTCTTTACGGATCGAAGTGTCCAACTGCCCGCTCCCCGCATCTGTGTCACTGGGAATCAGTCGCCGCCTTCTGGAAGAGGGCTGAGAGGAGAAAATGTAAAAGACGGGTTCGCTTGTTTTCCTAGGAGCTGCCGGAAAAGGAAGCAGCTGCTTAAAGAGGCAGTGTCCCTCCTCCATCGCAGCGGGTGCAAAGGAAAGTCTTAAGTTTCAGGGGACAACGAGCACTTCTTTAGAAATTCAGTCGATAGAATTTTAAAGGGCCTCTCCACTCTGTCTGAATTCCAACCCGATTCAACAGTTACGTATTGCCACTCCGGCAAACCTCCCCTTCCCATTAAAGGGACAGGGTGATAATTCATCTGGTCGCTCATACGCTTGTGGATGGCCTATTGCAAACGGACAACAAACTACCGCAATCGCCTAGTTGGCGATTGAAGAAAGATCCGAGGCAACTTACAAAGGAACTGAAGGATCGCATTGGGTCAGGGAGGATCTTTGGAAAGTAGACATTTCGTGTCAGGACCCTTTATCTGTGTTTCCAATGAAGACTGATTGTCCCCAAAATATAAAGACCCCAGTTTCCCACGTTTACCTGCTGTTATTAAACTAAATGTAGGTGGTATTAAAATATTGGCATCaatattagtttattattgtgacaTGTACCAAAATATACTGAAAAACTTCTCTAGGATGCGGCTTAGACGGATCAAATCATTCCAAAAAACCTGCGTACATCTATATTTTTAAGTGTCCAGCCGTTTGTGTTTACTTTCCCCTTATATTTGACTGCTTCCCTACCAtcagtgcaaaacctcacactcgGCGGAGTAAATCAATCGTcaacacagatgctggaaaacacacgcaaagtgctgcaggaactcagtaggtcagacggcatctatggagaagtataatcaatcgacgtttcgggcctagaCTAGTCATCAGGACTAATTCTATCTTTTCGTCATCCAAATCTGCAATTGTCACATATTTTGCTGTAACCTTTAACAGGCCACAACACCGATCCCTGAGGGACACCACTTGTCACAAACCTCTATCCCGAATACGTCTATGTGTTTATACATGAGTTGATATGCGCATATCACGTGATTTCCGATCATGATAATAGAACCACTTAGTGAAATCAAACACTCAGttaaattggcttattattgtacCGAGGAACAGTGAAAAAATCTTTCTTTCACGTCCATTCCAGAGAGATCCTTTCATCACATCAATACAATTTCTTTTGGTCACTGGCAACGCCCTCTATGccagcctcctcccccaccctcctcaACATTAAACTTGATCCCTCTCCTCCTTAAGCTGCGCACCAAGCTTCTGTTTAACTTCAACTTCTGTGCAAATATCCAGTAGGAACTCCGAGTGCAGTCGACCCGCGCTGCCCACTGTGTGGTCTTCAGGCGAGAAGTTAAACTGAAGCCCGTCTATTCATTGCCACTCCACTGAAAACAAGAGAAAGTGACCCCCTTCCGTCCCTGGAGACAATATATATAAatccagaccaggcagcattaCGTGACCGCTTTTAGGGAGCTTTCCGTGTAAATATTGGTCAGTGTCTTTTGAACATTGCAACATCGATGAGAAAAAACACTCCGTGGTGTGTTAAACAACTTGGGAATGCAGGAGGCGTGAAATATGTCAGAAACGTCCTCGGCCGCCTCCAACACAACCATTGCCACCTGGAAACATCGCCAAACTATTTCATCAAACATTCTTAGATTTAAAATTAACCCCGATAAGGTAGCCGCCCACCCCACTGTATGTACTTCTTTGGAGAAAGACTTCCTGTCCTAATTAGGCCCTCATGATAAATATAACGAGTATCCTGTCCACAGTGTCACAGCCCAAGGTTAGCACTATTTGGAGTACTcgaatgtggtctgaccaacacgAGCAGACTAGTATTTTTTATGTGTTTGCAAACCGCGTTCCATTTGGGTGCACTTGGCCCCGCGTAAACAGGAAACCACAGCGCGCCTCTACCTTTTTCCAATACGACCGAACATTTACTAATAAGCATTACGTTTGATTTTCATCAATTACAAAGgacctcactccccctcccttgCTCCAACTCTGCAAACCGATGAACACGCGTTTGCGATTAACAGTCGGGAGTTTAACTCGGTCCGAACAATGAGATGCTTCGCGGTCTTCGCACTCTTTCACTTACTGCAAGGTGAACGACCCGAATTTCGAGCAGGGAGGAGCTTGGGCAGCTAGTTTAGAGGGAATGCTGATCGTTAATTAACTGAAGGAATTTGGTAGAATAAATAAGTGACTTCTAATGCCGGAGGGCATGTATTTAATTTAAAAGGGGGTAGATTCGATGGAAATGTGAGTGGTAGATAATGGTGGTGCGGGGATTGCCCTGGGGTGGTGATAGCAGCAGACATATTAGGACTTTTAAAATACGTTTAGATAGGCCCATTGATGCAGGGAAAATTGACATTGTGTCGGCAGAAGAGTTCAGATTGCCACCTGATTACTAATTGAATTGGTTGGGCACAAAAGGGCCCgtaactgtgctgtactgttctatatactACGTCGATATTTTTACTTAACCACAGATAGTCAATAatcagagatggcagaggtagaATTCGGAGGGTAGATTACTCGGGAAAGAACGCGCGGTAAATTAATTCCTACCCCACCAGGGAATGTAAAACTGGAATGATTTCCAACGGAGTTTTAAGAATGGGATTCAGATAAGAATCATGGGATTAGAGAAGCGGGTATTACAATTAACTGCAGAGACTGAGTAAACTGCTCTTTCTGTGTTCCGAAGTCTCAGTTTATAAAAAAGATGGCGCGAGGTTGAAGTCGCTGTGTCAACCGTGAAAGGACCACATCTGTGATTAAATCTTCCTTTTCTTAGTTTGTGTGTCTCAGGCCGCCTTGTTCCAGTCTCCGCCGATTCACATCGTCCATCTCGGAGGTCGGGCCATCCTGAATTGTAGCCGGGACCGGGGTGCGCATGCTATTATAAACTGGTATAAACGGAGCAACCAAAGGCATCTGCAGTTCGTTTACAGTGTGGGCAGATTCGTGGAAGCGGAGGGGCGGTTCTCGGGGCAGGTGGACGTAAAATCGGCCACTTATTCCCTGGTGATTGAAAACGTCCAGCGAAATGATTCTGGGATCTACTTCTGCGCAGATCAGCTCTTCGGCGAGTTCGGCAATGGATCCAATCTAGTGGTCACAGGTAACCCGCCGAAACAAGTTCAACATTTCTGCTGATGCTGGGACCCTGTTTAAAAGTCCATCACCCCTACTGAGCATAGGAGCTgaaagcagctcaccagagtcttcTGTCATGGGCCACTTTCAAATTGTCCCAGTGTATAGCTAATTTTCGAAGGTCCTTCTTCTCGCTGGGAGCTTTTGTTTGCATTACTATAGCACAGGAgttttacgggatggggttggGAATCCCATGCCCAACCTTATTTCTTTCGTAGCTGGGCTTAGGACTGTACATGATGGCGTTTGCTGGGGCCCAGAGGGTACGTTGAGATTATAATTAATACGTCCAGAAATGAGACGGGAATTTATGGTACTGTTGGAAGTGTGGAGATTAGGTTTGAGCTACAGAGCAATACTGAAGAGGTTAATTCTcaatttaatttagagatacagcacggcatCAGTCTCTTTCAGTCCAACGATCCCACGCCGCCCATTTACTAGTTAATTTTCACATCGttaggatgtgggagggaatCGGAGTACTCGGAGGAAATCTACGCGTTCTCGTATTAACCCCTTACAGATAGCGACGGCGATTCAACCACAGTTTTACAGTTGGCTCAGTAAAGCGTTGCCATAACCGCTTCGCAACCGTGCCTCCCCTAAAGGTGGTCAGaacaatggcagatgaagtttaaatCTGAGAAATTTGAGGCGAAGTGCTTTGGAAGGTCGGGAACAGATATAATGAACGACAGTACAAAAGGCGACTTGGAGAGAAGGTGGTGAAACAAACATACCAAATACTTGTCTTTGATTGCCAcggaatagaatataagagcaaggaagtGTGTATATTCAAACTGCGTGACACATTAATCAAACCAAAATTGGAGTTGTGCGGTAAAATTGCAGCCTGGAGGTTAAACTATAGCAGGGGCGCGATTGCGCTGGAGAGGATTTTTAAGATCCGGTCAAGAGAGGTTTTTAGTTTAGTGTGTAGGTTACCAATGAGGTACAGAACTGGATCGTCAAGAAGTGAATGAAGTTGGTTACAAGACCATAAAATATCTCAGCAGTGTTACGCCTTTCGTCCCATTTAGTCTTCTCAGCCAATTTCTCACTGCagatttgttttccctctcagccccatttttctgccttctccccgtgacctttgacgcccttactaattaagatcTTATCAAGctccgctttaaatattcccaatgacttggcctgcgtagccccctgtggcaatgaattccacagatacaggTCTTTGTGGCTCGTCAGTTTGAAGAAGTGTCAGCTGGGGAGATGATTTGGAATCGTGGCAGTGAATCCACATATTTCAAGTGGTTATGAGAAATAAATGTTGGCATGAACCAGAAATAAATGTTGGCATGAACCAGAAATAAACCTCGTAAACTGGGCAAATCCATGTTCGTTGGTATTAGACAGGAGCAGGATAGAGTTGAATGGGAGGACCCGCTTACTGGTAAGTCGGTATGTGCATGGAAGGATAAATAGTAAGAGCTCAGAGCCAACATGTTCCTGTAAGGGTAAAAGGTAGAGGTGATAATCTTAGAGATCTATGGACGACAAGGTTTTTGAGGATGGATAAAGATTAAAAAATGAGGCAGATGGTATGTATAGAAAGTTAAAGACGAGCGAAGCCCCTCCTGGTATAAAAATGCAAGGTAATGCTTAAAAGGCAGATTAACAAAAGTCACAAAATATCACTGGCAAGCAGATAAAAGTTTATTAAAAGTGTATTAAGAGCGAAAGCTCATCCAAGCAAATACTGGAGCCCATTATGAGCAACGGCCGAATCTGGCTTTGGAGCTGGAAGATATTGCAGTGGTCGTAAATGAGTACGCTTCATCAGAATTTACAAAGGAAGCGCACCTTGTAGATGGAGGCTTCAGTGAAGGGAAAGGTGAACTTTTGGTGTAAATCCCAATAAATGAAGAACATGTGGTTGAAGCCGTAGCGGCTTTAAAAGTCGAAAATCACCGGATCTATCCTAAGCTTCTGCAGCAAGCAAACTGTGGGATTGCTGGTCTTTAAGTGCGATATTGTAAATACTCGCTGGGTACATGTGAGATTCCTGGAAAGTAGGAATTAGAGTTCCAGGGAAAGCATTGGCAATTATAGACCTATGAATCGAACATCAGTCGTAGCAATCTTAAAAGACTGAACTCCGAGAGATAGGTTTAATAATATCTTGGAGTGACAAGGTCTAATCAAAGACAGCCAAGCTGGCTGTGTTAACAGCTGAGCATGTCGGAGCAATCTGATCGAAATTCTTCAAGAAGTCTCCAATTCTATGATTTAGACCGTAAAATCAATGTATGTTTTACATGCACTTCATTGAGGCCTCTGACAAGATCCCACATAGACAGCAACCAGGGAAATTTGTCAAACGATTCCACATTAGACTGGCAACAAGGGGCAAGGGAAGGTTGGATGCCTGCTACTAGCGGTGTTCCCCGAGAATAGGTAGTGGAACTTTGCTCTTTGAAATATTCTTGAACAGTTTAGATTTTTATATAAGAAGCAAGATCAGTAAATTTGTGCAGAAAACAACGAAGGGCGAAATAGTGGATTGTACGGTTAGTGTAAAAGTTAGTTTTTGTCCAAGGGTTGATACTGAAGTGTTGGTGAAACGAATTATAAATGTTAACCCGGAATAACGTGAGGAGATGCGTTTTGGGAGGGCTAATGAGGGAAGGATATGGGAAACATGGAAGTTGAGGAACAAAAggaccctggattacaaatccagTGATCCTTCAAGGTGGCATCGCACGTACATACTGTGATTATGACGGCAAATGGATATTGGCCTTTCATTTGTCAGGTTATTGAATAGAGAGGTAGGGAGGTCATAGACCAACTTCATATTACGAGGTAAACAGCAGGAGGCCCTTCCACATAATTGAGGTGGGCAAACAAGAGAGCATAGGTTTAGTATAAGACAGAAGAGTTTCGGGGGTATCTGAAGAGGACCAGCTGTGAGTATGTCCTAGAATGGTTGCAGCAGATTTGCTGACAGCATCTAAGAGGTGTCTAGATGTGTTCATTGATGAGTTATACTGAAGGGTCTTAGCTAagtgcaggaagatgggattaatGTGGATTGGTGCCCACTGGTTGATATGATGAGCTGTATTGTCTGCTTCCCCGCTGTGGGTCTCTATCACAACGATGTCGTTTCGTTTGCGAGGGTCGGCTATGTACGTTACTTTGCTTTCATTGCGGTGGAGACGGTAAGCTGATAGAAATGTGGAACATTAGCTGAGCTTAATCAGGGGagaatatacaatgaccaattaaccctatTAACCTTACGATTTTGGACTGTGcggggaaaccggagcatccggaggaaacccacgctttAAACGGGGAGTGGCGTTTCACGGCGACAAACTGCTTACAGTGGAATCCGGAACAGAAATCCAAACTCCCACTCCCAGAGAtgtaatagcatcgcgctaaACGCTATGCTGCTGCGGCGATGGTAAATGTATCGATAAACCTATACAGAATAAGGATGACAGATTTAGAGAAGGCTTGAAAAAGGATGTTTCTCTCCGAGGGGCGTTGGGATCTCACTTCCTGAGGGGTGGCGACGCAGCTACTCGCTCAGTTATGTAGACAACTATCACAGACAGAGGGCCTTGTAAACTAGAATTGGCACAGATATGTACTTGACTGCCAGCacggagaagatgccagaataaccaGTTTCTGAAACCGTGATTAAAATTTGCCTATCCAATTAATACAGCGTTGTTGTGTTTTCCGCATTCAGCCCAGCCTCCCACGATATTCCTGTTACCACCGCAAGCGGATGAAATTCCCCGGATGCAACTGGTGACCTTGATGTGTTTGGTGAGAGGCGTTTCTTTCCATTCCCTGAACATCCGATGGAACATATCGGGAGATACCAGAGAAGGTCTCGTTGATCCCCCGATATTTGATCCGGAAGGAGGCTACAGCGTTAGCAGCCGCTTCCAGATCCCGGCGGAAAGATGGCGTAGCGGCGCCGTCTGTACTTGCGCCACTGGACACCTGGTCAGCGACAGTGTCTCCGCTCAGAAAGGTATCGTAGAAGCTAGTGATTCCCATCAGCTTTATGAAGCGAGGCTATTCGGCCCTCTGTGTTTAGACCTAGTATCCAGCTAAATCCCGCTCTCTAGCGCTGTCTCCGTGGCCCTAACGGCTCTACTGTCGCATTTAAACACTACGGAAATGTGAGCAGagtttctcctccctccccaccgatcatTGAAACTCCCACTGCTCTCCGGGTGAAGCTCTTTCCCTCACTAACTTTATCATCATCACTCAAAACTTACTTTAAATAGGCACCTCTTGGCTTGGCCACTCTGCTAAGGGAAATGTTCAGAATCAATATCGGATTCAGATTAATTATCATTGACTTTCTATTCAGAATAATTCATTTTTGTTtcttcaaaatacaaagtacatttattatcaaagtaagtatatgtcaCGATATACTGCACTGGGATCAgaaacattcacagtagaacaagaaAGAAATACAGCAGAATTTGTGAAAGGCTATAAATAAcgaggactgacaaacaaccgatgtacAAACGAATTCAAATCCTATAAATAATAAGTCAAAAATAATACTgacttgtagagtccttgaaattacTCGTCTCCCGACATATGATTCCCGATAAATTTTGGATtaatttgtcacctgtacatcgaAAAATATAGTGAACTGTGGCTTTTGCGTCAATTCAACTCAGCGAAAgtatgctggggcagcccgcaaatgccGCCACGCTTCCGGCGGCTGCATAGCATGCCTGTAACTTGCTAACCCAAACGCTCCGTCCTTGGAATGTGAGggcaaaccggagcacccggaggaatcccacgTTTTTACCTGGAGAATGTACAAtgtctttacagacagcagcaggaatcgagCCACGATCTTTCAACCTGCACTTTACGTCGTTTCGCTCACCGCTATGT encodes the following:
- the LOC140207795 gene encoding immunoglobulin alpha-2 heavy chain-like; translated protein: MRCFAVFALFHLLQVCVSQAALFQSPPIHIVHLGGRAILNCSRDRGAHAIINWYKRSNQRHLQFVYSVGRFVEAEGRFSGQVDVKSATYSLVIENVQRNDSGIYFCADQLFGEFGNGSNLVVTAQPPTIFLLPPQADEIPRMQLVTLMCLVRGVSFHSLNIRWNISGDTREGLVDPPIFDPEGGYSVSSRFQIPAERWRSGAVCTCATGHLVSDSVSAQKDSLQVELCHMLTIGLAATLVFLAVGASIVAIRKCRKEREPVKGETASKITNTRRKDRERDIYAQLAIDAN